A window of the Paenibacillus woosongensis genome harbors these coding sequences:
- a CDS encoding DUF6612 family protein → MSRKFFMSVLILLMSVTLVLTGCGAKKEPKEALKSAAVTALNMDSYVSESQIKITDLKLEGESSPEMGVVFSMLKDAEINLTQVYQKEPMQSEASLEVKLTGDFSTTITLQFVTTKDKIYVKIPSIPFLPLPEKAVGKFLELDLKELAEYSGEEFDPDLLDTEKTQKFVAEIANVILSEYDNEKFIKDIDPKDIELPEGFKAKQVVQFYVTNDTAKEAISILLQEALPKVLDIIAKDEYRAMMQLTPEDIEEAKKGLEEMDQNELQTTLDEMQRYLTINQFNMNTAIDKDNYPSYQEMNMDVAFSDPDTKEKIQLALQMKSQFTSINQKPTFSIGIPTDVMTMDEFLQEMDALGY, encoded by the coding sequence ATGTCAAGAAAGTTTTTTATGTCGGTCCTTATTTTACTTATGTCTGTGACGCTGGTTCTAACCGGGTGCGGCGCAAAGAAGGAGCCGAAAGAAGCGCTGAAAAGCGCGGCAGTAACTGCGCTCAACATGGATTCCTATGTCTCTGAGAGCCAGATCAAAATTACCGACCTTAAGCTCGAGGGGGAATCGTCTCCCGAGATGGGTGTAGTTTTTTCTATGCTGAAGGACGCTGAGATTAACTTAACTCAGGTGTACCAGAAAGAGCCGATGCAGTCGGAAGCTTCGCTGGAAGTGAAGCTGACAGGCGATTTCTCAACAACAATTACGTTGCAATTCGTAACGACCAAGGACAAGATTTATGTTAAAATACCAAGCATTCCATTCCTCCCTCTGCCGGAGAAAGCCGTTGGCAAATTCCTTGAGCTTGATCTGAAGGAATTGGCGGAGTACAGCGGGGAAGAGTTCGACCCGGATTTGCTCGACACCGAAAAAACGCAAAAATTTGTGGCCGAAATTGCGAATGTAATTCTATCTGAGTATGACAATGAGAAATTTATCAAGGATATTGACCCGAAAGACATTGAACTTCCAGAAGGCTTTAAGGCTAAGCAGGTCGTTCAATTCTACGTAACGAATGATACGGCCAAGGAAGCAATCAGCATTCTGCTGCAAGAGGCGCTGCCGAAGGTACTGGATATTATCGCTAAGGATGAATACCGCGCCATGATGCAGTTAACGCCGGAGGATATCGAGGAAGCGAAGAAGGGCCTCGAAGAAATGGATCAAAACGAACTCCAGACAACTCTGGACGAAATGCAGCGCTACCTGACAATTAACCAGTTCAATATGAACACGGCCATCGATAAGGACAACTATCCTTCTTATCAAGAGATGAACATGGATGTGGCATTCAGTGATCCGGATACGAAGGAAAAAATCCAGTTGGCCTTGCAAATGAAGAGCCAATTTACGAGCATTAACCAAAAGCCGACATTCAGCATCGGTATCCCTACGGATGTCATGACAATGGATGAATTCCTGCAGGAAATGGATGCGCTAGGTTACTAA
- a CDS encoding YitT family protein, translating into MLRAFFIVIGALIVSVALELFLVPNKITDGGITGISIMSFYLSGVPLGMFLFLFNLPFLIIGYKQIGKTFAISTLIGIAVMSVGTAVLHPVEPFVKDTLLAFVFGGILLGLGTGLVIRFGGSLDGTEIVAILVSRKTPFSVGEVIMFMNFFILLSAGFVFTWERALFSLLAYYIAFKTIDIVVDGLNESKSVWIISDQIDEIGEAILSRLGRGVTYLSGEGGFSGDPKKVIFCVITRLEEAKLKDIVNHFDENAFLAVGNIHDVKGGRFKKKAIH; encoded by the coding sequence ATGCTCAGAGCCTTTTTTATTGTAATCGGCGCATTGATTGTATCGGTGGCCCTGGAATTGTTTCTGGTTCCGAATAAAATTACAGACGGCGGTATTACGGGCATTTCCATTATGTCTTTCTATTTGTCGGGTGTCCCTTTAGGTATGTTCTTGTTTCTGTTCAACCTGCCTTTTCTGATTATTGGATACAAGCAGATCGGCAAAACCTTCGCGATTTCCACCTTGATTGGGATTGCGGTCATGTCGGTAGGCACGGCGGTGCTGCATCCGGTGGAACCTTTTGTAAAGGATACTTTGCTGGCATTCGTGTTTGGCGGCATTTTGCTTGGACTCGGGACGGGCTTGGTTATTCGCTTTGGAGGATCTCTCGATGGCACGGAGATCGTCGCGATCCTGGTGTCACGCAAGACGCCGTTTTCGGTCGGGGAAGTCATCATGTTCATGAACTTTTTCATTTTGCTCTCAGCAGGCTTCGTATTTACTTGGGAGAGGGCACTATTCTCGCTCCTGGCGTATTATATTGCTTTTAAGACTATAGATATCGTTGTGGATGGTTTAAACGAATCCAAATCAGTGTGGATCATTAGCGATCAGATTGATGAGATTGGCGAAGCGATTTTGAGTCGTTTAGGACGGGGAGTAACCTACCTATCAGGAGAAGGCGGTTTTTCGGGCGATCCAAAGAAGGTGATATTTTGCGTCATTACCCGATTAGAGGAAGCCAAGCTTAAGGATATCGTGAACCATTTTGACGAAAATGCTTTTCTGGCAGTGGGGAATATCCATGATGTGAAGGGTGGACGTTTTAAGAAAAAGGCGATTCATTAG
- a CDS encoding small acid-soluble spore protein P: MSKPKSYTTSGTQPDTNQGRERGNGGPEPLAGSKKVKNRNHVSHNNPQGS; this comes from the coding sequence ATGAGTAAACCAAAGTCCTATACCACATCGGGAACCCAGCCCGACACCAATCAGGGCCGAGAGCGAGGAAACGGGGGACCTGAGCCGTTAGCGGGTTCAAAAAAGGTCAAGAACCGGAATCACGTTAGTCATAACAATCCTCAGGGCAGTTAA